Proteins encoded in a region of the Oscillospiraceae bacterium MB24-C1 genome:
- a CDS encoding histidinol-phosphatase HisJ family protein encodes MAAIIYDGHTHSHHSFDGSETIQTMCEAAIKAGLRGIAVTDHCDLGAYVVSDWRERLSAAAAEIKQVRALFKGRLKLFHGVELGQATHDMTMAQQVLALFDYDVVLGSLHNLYQTEDFYFLQKKTNDQKVLLGRYFAEMLQLAKTDTFDVLAHITYAYRYMGYGKEVPPVQNFEPQLRELFTTLAKNGKALELNTSGLYRNPKARAMPDLWELKLFKECGGEMVVLGSDAHIATNIGRGIVEGQALLRAAGFSYQTVYQARKPMLYKLD; translated from the coding sequence ATGGCGGCAATAATTTATGACGGGCATACGCATTCCCATCATTCTTTCGATGGCAGCGAAACGATTCAAACCATGTGTGAGGCTGCTATTAAAGCGGGGCTACGTGGTATTGCGGTAACCGATCACTGCGACCTTGGTGCGTATGTAGTATCCGACTGGCGCGAGAGGTTATCAGCGGCAGCGGCGGAGATTAAGCAGGTGCGGGCGCTTTTTAAAGGCCGATTGAAGCTGTTTCATGGGGTAGAACTGGGACAGGCGACTCACGATATGACAATGGCGCAGCAGGTTTTGGCGCTTTTCGACTATGACGTGGTGCTCGGTTCGCTCCACAACCTGTATCAAACAGAGGATTTTTATTTTTTACAGAAAAAAACTAATGATCAAAAGGTCTTGCTTGGCCGATATTTTGCGGAGATGCTGCAACTCGCCAAGACGGATACCTTCGATGTGTTGGCTCATATCACTTACGCCTACCGATATATGGGATATGGCAAGGAGGTTCCTCCAGTGCAAAATTTTGAGCCGCAGTTGCGCGAGTTGTTTACCACGCTGGCTAAAAATGGTAAAGCTCTGGAATTAAACACCTCGGGTCTTTACCGCAATCCAAAGGCACGCGCCATGCCCGACCTGTGGGAATTAAAGCTGTTTAAGGAATGTGGGGGCGAAATGGTCGTGCTGGGCTCAGATGCGCACATCGCAACCAACATTGGACGCGGTATCGTAGAAGGACAGGCGCTTTTGCGTGCTGCAGGCTTTTCTTATCAGACTGTTTATCAGGCACGCAAGCCGATGTTGTATAAATTAGATTAA
- a CDS encoding VanW family protein encodes MRKTDDLRTIKRSVLRKRLGECYYSFLRYLLWLSPKYRFAKKRKTDLWLPYAHTKHQTILLRQLQGVDMQLQHNKIINLRLATKLLDGVLVYPGETFSYWRLIGKPTRAKGYVDGMVLSCGKIMAGVGGGLCQLSNLLYWITLHTPLTIVERHRHGYDVFPDANRTQPFGSGATCFYPHGDLMITNYTSDIFQLSVTVDEEFLHAAWYSNERPVCCYEIIEKDPLMKSEWWGGFSRHNALYRRSFDLNGIFLSEEFLVENHAMMMYEPFLAENSTSDGKPYIK; translated from the coding sequence ATGAGAAAAACAGATGATTTGAGAACCATCAAGCGCTCGGTACTGCGAAAGCGGCTTGGAGAATGTTATTATTCGTTTTTGCGCTACCTGCTATGGCTTTCACCAAAATATCGTTTTGCAAAAAAGCGGAAAACAGATTTATGGTTACCTTATGCGCATACTAAACACCAAACAATACTGTTACGCCAATTACAAGGGGTCGACATGCAGCTCCAACACAATAAGATTATAAATTTGCGGCTGGCTACAAAACTGCTTGACGGCGTTCTTGTGTATCCCGGAGAAACCTTTAGCTACTGGCGACTGATTGGTAAGCCGACGCGAGCCAAGGGATATGTAGACGGCATGGTTCTATCCTGCGGTAAGATCATGGCCGGGGTGGGGGGCGGACTATGCCAGCTCTCAAACCTGCTTTACTGGATTACGCTGCACACACCCCTTACCATTGTTGAACGGCACCGTCACGGGTATGACGTTTTTCCAGACGCCAACCGCACCCAACCGTTTGGCAGTGGCGCAACCTGTTTTTATCCCCACGGTGATTTGATGATAACCAATTACACCAGTGATATATTCCAGCTGTCGGTTACTGTCGATGAGGAGTTTTTACACGCAGCGTGGTACTCGAACGAGCGGCCGGTTTGTTGCTATGAAATTATTGAAAAAGACCCCCTCATGAAAAGCGAGTGGTGGGGCGGATTCAGCCGTCACAATGCACTTTACCGCCGCAGCTTTGATTTAAACGGTATTTTTCTGAGTGAAGAGTTCCTTGTTGAAAACCATGCTATGATGATGTATGAGCCGTTTCTGGCTGAAAACAGCACATCTGATGGAAAGCCATATATTAAATGA
- a CDS encoding Na+/H+ antiporter NhaC family protein, with amino-acid sequence MEAVSVGWLSILPPIIAIGLALITKEVISSLLIGILSGTLIYTASIGGNLVVDTLKNTFTLMGNRFDLNIILFLALVGALVTLITMAGGSRSYGALMNKKLKSKGSAMLATGGLGALIFIDDYCNCLTVGTVMRPVTDRFQMSRAKLAYIIDATAAPVCIIAPISSWGAAVISSLPEESHIFDSGIHAMVSTIPFNLYALLSILMLIALSITNLDFGPMAKAEARAKKGDLGAIDVSLGEGTKISERGNIWDLILPVIVLIVVSGLAMLENGGYFEGGMTLAEAFGNCSSGPALVLGSFVALVWAFVQFVPRKLMTAREFMGGITEGIKSMVPADIILVLAWTISGVCRDLLMTGDFVGLVVQESNIPIAILPAITFAIAAALSFSMGTSWGTFGILIPIVFAICEAVAPSLIIPVLAASLAGSVFGDHCSPISDTTIMASAGAGCDHIEHVSTQIPYCLLVAACCFVGYLVAGFSNGNLLLTLGVSILMLFGLLVILHFKFGSAE; translated from the coding sequence ATGGAAGCAGTCTCGGTTGGTTGGTTATCAATTCTCCCGCCCATTATCGCAATTGGGCTTGCGCTTATCACAAAAGAGGTTATCTCCTCGCTCCTGATTGGTATTCTTTCGGGCACACTGATCTATACGGCCTCAATAGGCGGCAATCTGGTGGTGGACACCCTTAAAAATACCTTCACCCTGATGGGCAACCGCTTTGATCTGAATATTATTCTGTTTCTTGCGCTGGTCGGCGCATTGGTCACGCTGATTACCATGGCGGGCGGCTCTCGCTCTTACGGGGCGCTGATGAACAAAAAACTCAAGAGTAAGGGGAGCGCTATGCTGGCCACTGGCGGCCTTGGCGCGCTCATTTTCATCGACGACTACTGCAACTGCCTCACAGTGGGCACCGTCATGAGACCGGTTACTGACCGGTTTCAAATGTCACGCGCAAAGCTCGCATACATAATCGACGCGACCGCGGCACCAGTCTGCATTATCGCACCGATTTCAAGTTGGGGTGCCGCCGTTATATCTTCGCTCCCTGAAGAAAGCCATATCTTTGACAGTGGCATTCACGCGATGGTTTCGACCATTCCGTTTAACCTCTATGCTCTTTTGTCCATCTTGATGTTGATTGCACTTTCAATCACCAATCTCGATTTTGGCCCGATGGCAAAGGCAGAGGCCAGGGCAAAGAAGGGCGATCTTGGCGCAATAGACGTCTCCCTGGGCGAGGGTACCAAAATTTCGGAAAGGGGAAATATCTGGGATTTGATTCTCCCCGTTATCGTGTTAATCGTGGTTTCTGGCCTAGCCATGCTAGAAAACGGTGGTTATTTTGAGGGTGGCATGACGCTTGCCGAAGCATTCGGCAACTGCTCCTCCGGCCCCGCACTGGTACTCGGCTCCTTTGTGGCACTTGTCTGGGCGTTTGTTCAGTTTGTACCACGTAAACTGATGACCGCTCGAGAGTTTATGGGTGGCATCACCGAAGGCATTAAGTCCATGGTTCCAGCCGATATCATTCTTGTGCTTGCATGGACCATTTCTGGCGTCTGCCGCGACTTGCTGATGACCGGTGACTTTGTCGGGCTGGTCGTTCAAGAGAGCAATATTCCCATTGCTATTCTTCCTGCCATCACCTTCGCTATTGCTGCGGCACTCTCTTTCTCAATGGGCACTTCGTGGGGCACCTTCGGCATCCTGATTCCGATTGTATTTGCCATCTGCGAGGCGGTTGCGCCGTCGCTTATCATCCCCGTTCTGGCTGCTTCACTGGCAGGTTCGGTGTTTGGTGACCATTGCTCGCCAATTTCGGACACTACAATCATGGCGTCTGCGGGGGCCGGCTGCGATCATATCGAGCATGTCTCCACCCAGATTCCCTATTGTCTCTTAGTGGCGGCTTGTTGCTTTGTCGGATATCTGGTAGCTGGCTTTAGTAACGGCAATCTGTTGCTCACGCTGGGCGTTTCAATTTTGATGTTGTTTGGCCTGTTGGTGATATTACATTTCAAATTCGGTTCTGCTGAATAG
- a CDS encoding radical SAM protein, whose amino-acid sequence MRYEGDVYRPPSEAHSLIIQLTIGCARNTCTFCTMYKRKTFRVRPLADVIADLEEVSQSHRLDVDRIFLADGDALVVKTEDIITILDKAYALFPRLERITMYGAAQDVLLKSHEELVSLREHGLEMVYIGAESGSDEILQDVKKGVTAAEITEACLRLKAAGLKVSMTLITGLGGRPKTREHAIMSAKLVTATKPDYLGLLTLHLEAGTPLAQDYLEGRFDILSPLEYLQEQKLFLESVDSEGTVLRSNHISNYVALAGVLNRDRQKMINQLQHALENGKIRPERYRRL is encoded by the coding sequence ATGAGATACGAAGGTGATGTTTACCGTCCGCCAAGTGAAGCACACAGCCTGATTATTCAGCTTACCATCGGCTGCGCTCGTAACACCTGTACCTTTTGCACCATGTATAAGCGCAAGACCTTCCGTGTGAGACCACTGGCTGATGTTATAGCCGACCTAGAGGAGGTCAGCCAAAGCCACCGCCTGGACGTCGACCGAATTTTTCTTGCAGACGGCGATGCGCTCGTTGTCAAAACAGAGGATATTATCACAATTCTCGATAAGGCTTACGCGTTGTTTCCACGCCTTGAGCGCATCACAATGTACGGTGCCGCACAGGATGTGCTTCTTAAATCTCACGAGGAGCTGGTGTCCCTCAGAGAGCATGGGCTAGAGATGGTCTATATCGGCGCCGAATCGGGCAGTGACGAAATTTTGCAGGATGTCAAAAAAGGGGTCACTGCTGCCGAGATTACCGAGGCCTGTCTGCGGCTAAAGGCGGCGGGTCTGAAGGTTTCGATGACGCTGATCACCGGTCTCGGCGGACGGCCCAAAACGCGCGAGCATGCCATCATGTCGGCGAAGCTAGTTACGGCTACAAAGCCAGATTATCTCGGCCTATTGACGCTGCACCTCGAGGCAGGCACGCCACTGGCGCAGGATTATCTCGAGGGGCGGTTTGACATTCTCTCCCCACTGGAGTATCTGCAGGAGCAAAAACTGTTTTTGGAATCGGTGGATAGCGAGGGCACAGTGTTACGCTCGAACCACATTTCCAATTATGTGGCACTGGCCGGTGTCTTGAACCGTGACCGCCAGAAGATGATAAATCAACTCCAGCACGCGCTTGAAAACGGTAAAATACGCCCTGAGCGCTACAGAAGATTATAG
- the leuC gene encoding 3-isopropylmalate dehydratase large subunit, with translation MGMTMTQKILAAHAGLDSVKAGQLIRAKLDMVLGNDITTPVAVNEFNKAGFNSVFDVNKISIVLDHFIPNKDIKAAEQAKTCRSFARQHKVKNFFDVGDMGVEHALLPEKGLIAPGETCIGADSHTCTYGALGAFSTGVGSTDMAAGMATGEAWFKVPSALRFNLIGKLSENVSGKDVILHIIGMIGVDGALYKSMEFGGEGLKNLTIDDRLCIANMAIEAGGKNGIFEVDGVTLEYVNARVNRPFKTYAPDPDAQYDAVYDIDLSSIKSTVAFPHLPENTRTIGEVGDVKIDQVVIGSCTNGRISDMAAAAKILKGRHVAKDCRTIIIPATMQIYRECMKLGYSDIFLDAGCVISTPTCGPCLGGYMGILAEGERCVSTTNRNFVGRMGHPKSEVYLASPEVAAASAVMGKIADPNKL, from the coding sequence ATGGGCATGACAATGACGCAAAAGATTCTCGCCGCCCACGCAGGGCTGGACTCGGTAAAGGCCGGACAACTAATACGCGCCAAGCTGGATATGGTGCTCGGCAACGACATTACAACTCCGGTTGCAGTCAACGAATTTAATAAAGCAGGATTTAATTCGGTTTTTGATGTAAATAAAATCTCTATAGTACTCGATCACTTTATTCCCAACAAGGATATTAAAGCGGCAGAACAGGCAAAAACCTGTCGGAGTTTTGCCCGCCAGCATAAAGTCAAAAATTTCTTCGACGTTGGCGATATGGGCGTTGAACATGCGCTACTGCCCGAAAAGGGTCTAATCGCCCCGGGTGAGACCTGCATCGGCGCCGACTCGCATACCTGCACCTATGGTGCGCTCGGCGCATTTTCCACCGGCGTAGGATCCACCGATATGGCTGCGGGTATGGCAACTGGAGAAGCGTGGTTTAAGGTGCCCTCGGCGCTACGCTTTAACCTGATCGGAAAGCTTTCGGAAAACGTCAGCGGCAAGGACGTGATTCTGCATATCATCGGAATGATCGGTGTGGACGGCGCACTGTATAAGTCGATGGAGTTCGGCGGCGAAGGCCTTAAAAACCTCACCATCGACGACCGTTTGTGTATTGCAAACATGGCGATTGAAGCAGGTGGAAAAAACGGCATCTTCGAGGTGGATGGCGTGACGCTTGAGTATGTCAACGCAAGAGTAAACCGTCCCTTTAAAACTTATGCACCCGACCCCGACGCGCAGTACGACGCAGTTTATGACATCGACCTCTCTAGCATCAAATCGACGGTCGCCTTTCCGCACCTACCCGAGAATACTCGCACCATCGGCGAGGTCGGCGATGTCAAAATTGATCAGGTCGTCATCGGTTCCTGCACAAATGGTCGTATCTCAGATATGGCCGCGGCCGCCAAAATTCTCAAAGGCCGCCATGTTGCCAAGGACTGTCGAACCATTATCATTCCCGCTACCATGCAGATTTATCGTGAGTGCATGAAACTGGGCTATTCCGACATCTTCCTCGATGCAGGGTGTGTCATTTCCACCCCCACTTGCGGACCCTGCCTCGGGGGTTACATGGGTATTCTTGCTGAGGGTGAGCGCTGTGTTTCCACCACCAACCGCAATTTCGTCGGCCGCATGGGTCACCCGAAGAGCGAGGTTTATCTCGCCAGTCCCGAGGTCGCAGCCGCTTCGGCTGTTATGGGCAAAATTGCCGACCCCAACAAGCTTTAA
- the leuD gene encoding 3-isopropylmalate dehydratase small subunit, producing MNTKGFAHKYGDNIDTDVIIPARYLNTPNHQELAAHCMEDIDLEFIKKVKPNDIIVGGYNFGCGSSREHAPIAIKASGISCVIAKTFARIFYRNAINIGLAILECEEASDKIQAGDEVAIDFDTGVITNITRNEQYQAEPFPQFIKDIINQNGLMSAIAVQEGN from the coding sequence ATGAATACAAAAGGTTTTGCACATAAATACGGCGACAACATCGATACCGACGTCATCATTCCGGCCCGTTACCTCAATACACCTAATCATCAGGAGCTGGCTGCCCATTGCATGGAAGACATTGACCTTGAGTTTATTAAAAAGGTCAAGCCCAACGATATTATAGTTGGTGGGTACAATTTTGGCTGCGGTTCTTCGCGTGAGCATGCACCCATCGCGATTAAGGCCTCTGGTATTTCCTGCGTTATCGCCAAGACCTTTGCCCGCATCTTTTACCGTAACGCTATCAACATCGGCCTCGCTATCCTCGAGTGTGAAGAGGCGTCCGACAAGATTCAGGCCGGAGACGAGGTTGCTATCGACTTCGACACCGGCGTCATCACCAATATCACCCGGAATGAACAGTATCAGGCTGAGCCCTTCCCCCAGTTTATCAAGGATATTATCAACCAAAACGGCCTGATGAGCGCGATTGCGGTACAGGAGGGCAACTGA
- the leuB gene encoding 3-isopropylmalate dehydrogenase: protein MAVKKITVLQGDGIGPEITAQGVLALQAVAKKFGHTFEFAFADFGGCAIDRHGEPFPAATRESCESADAILLGSVGGPKWEGVPKEIRPERGLLQMRAALGLFANLRPAKLHAQLAYACPLKTEIVAQGIDIMIVRELTGGIYFGAHETTVENGQRVARDVLVYSEQEIDRILRVGFEAARKRGKKLASVEKSNVLDSSRLWKERVHAIAAEYEDVALSDILVDNAAMQLVRDPAQFDVIVTENMFGDILSDEASQIVGSIGMMPSASLRSDSFGVYEPIHGSAPDIAGKDIANPIGTILSAAMLLRYSFDMNKEADAIEAAVESVLDKGLRTADIMSEGGRKIGCNEMGKYIAAEIAI from the coding sequence ATGGCTGTGAAAAAGATCACTGTTTTACAGGGCGACGGCATCGGCCCTGAGATTACGGCACAGGGCGTGCTGGCGCTGCAGGCCGTTGCAAAAAAATTCGGACATACGTTTGAATTCGCCTTTGCCGATTTTGGTGGCTGTGCCATAGACCGCCACGGTGAGCCATTTCCGGCTGCAACTCGTGAAAGCTGTGAAAGCGCTGATGCCATCCTGCTCGGATCTGTTGGCGGCCCAAAATGGGAGGGCGTCCCCAAGGAAATTCGCCCCGAGAGGGGACTGTTGCAGATGCGCGCGGCGTTAGGTCTTTTCGCCAATCTGCGACCGGCCAAGTTGCATGCGCAATTAGCGTATGCCTGCCCGCTTAAAACCGAGATTGTCGCGCAGGGTATCGACATCATGATTGTACGTGAGCTGACAGGCGGTATTTATTTCGGCGCACACGAGACAACAGTTGAAAATGGACAGCGCGTCGCGCGCGATGTGCTGGTTTATTCCGAACAGGAGATCGACCGCATTCTGCGCGTGGGATTTGAAGCGGCAAGAAAGCGTGGTAAAAAGCTGGCATCGGTCGAAAAATCCAACGTGCTTGATTCCTCGCGCCTTTGGAAAGAACGTGTGCACGCCATTGCTGCGGAATATGAGGATGTGGCGCTTTCCGATATTCTGGTGGATAACGCCGCCATGCAGCTGGTGCGCGATCCGGCACAGTTTGACGTCATCGTCACCGAAAATATGTTCGGAGATATTCTTTCGGATGAGGCCAGTCAGATTGTCGGTTCTATCGGCATGATGCCCTCGGCCAGCCTGCGTTCCGATTCGTTTGGCGTCTATGAGCCGATTCACGGTTCGGCCCCGGATATTGCGGGAAAGGATATTGCAAACCCCATCGGTACAATTCTCTCGGCAGCGATGTTGCTACGATATTCCTTTGACATGAATAAAGAGGCTGATGCCATTGAAGCTGCTGTTGAAAGCGTTCTCGATAAGGGCTTGCGCACGGCGGATATTATGTCTGAGGGCGGCAGAAAGATCGGCTGCAATGAGATGGGTAAATATATTGCCGCTGAAATTGCAATTTGA
- a CDS encoding sodium ion-translocating decarboxylase subunit beta, with product MDASSIGIIGGADGPTAIFVAGKIWPIIVMAGFGAVALIALGVWLFLKHR from the coding sequence ATGGACGCGAGTTCTATCGGGATTATTGGCGGTGCGGATGGTCCTACGGCCATTTTTGTGGCGGGCAAGATATGGCCCATTATTGTTATGGCTGGTTTTGGCGCGGTAGCGCTAATTGCGCTGGGGGTATGGCTGTTTTTAAAGCATAGATAA
- a CDS encoding lactate utilization protein — MDCSKLLDNFKNHGFSVKYFETAAEASSYLAGALKGETIGFGGSVTLKDMGLYDLLANENTVCWHWKTPGDRERYAEFTTYITSANAVAETGELVNIDGTGNRVASTLYGPKKLYFVCGINKITPDLTTAIDRARNVAAPANAKRLGYKTPCAVTGKCHDCNSPERICRGMVIHMRPINNFECTEVIIVGEILGF, encoded by the coding sequence ATGGATTGCTCCAAGCTGCTTGACAATTTTAAGAACCATGGTTTTTCGGTTAAATACTTTGAAACCGCCGCCGAGGCAAGTTCCTATTTGGCAGGCGCCCTTAAAGGGGAGACTATCGGTTTTGGCGGATCGGTCACTCTGAAAGATATGGGCCTTTACGATCTACTCGCTAACGAAAACACCGTCTGCTGGCATTGGAAAACGCCTGGCGACAGAGAGCGCTATGCCGAATTTACAACGTATATCACCTCCGCCAATGCCGTGGCGGAAACCGGTGAGTTGGTCAATATCGACGGTACGGGCAACCGCGTTGCATCCACCCTTTATGGCCCCAAAAAGCTTTATTTTGTCTGCGGCATCAACAAGATTACACCCGATCTCACCACAGCGATCGACCGCGCGCGAAATGTAGCGGCGCCGGCAAATGCCAAGCGGCTCGGATATAAAACGCCCTGTGCTGTAACCGGAAAATGTCATGACTGCAACAGCCCGGAGCGAATCTGCCGGGGCATGGTGATCCACATGCGGCCTATAAACAATTTTGAATGCACCGAGGTAATAATTGTCGGTGAGATTTTAGGTTTTTAG
- a CDS encoding ACT domain-containing protein — MNAVITVVGHDTVGVLAKAAGICATHNANIIDVTQTVMGDFFSMVMLADISKLSCDFALLSEEMQASVKEMGLIAHVMHEDIFNAMHRI, encoded by the coding sequence ATGAATGCTGTTATAACCGTAGTCGGGCATGACACCGTAGGCGTTCTTGCAAAAGCGGCCGGTATCTGCGCCACACATAATGCGAATATCATCGACGTTACCCAAACTGTTATGGGTGACTTTTTCTCAATGGTTATGCTCGCCGATATTTCTAAACTTTCCTGCGATTTTGCGCTGCTTTCTGAAGAGATGCAGGCATCGGTCAAGGAAATGGGCCTTATTGCGCATGTCATGCACGAGGATATTTTCAACGCCATGCATCGCATATAA
- the rpoN gene encoding RNA polymerase factor sigma-54 — protein sequence MSVTGFLGQYQKQELRQNISMQQIQYVTLLQMNIQELNERLNELQVENPLIDVLTPDRSSTQEETNLLATAQWLVSKPVLRPDEDPADYNADHRQEPALQSDDPYDLQAYLRNQFDFSLTRVELSILEKLIYSLDENGYLAITAEQAAQSFNVDLVLAQEAIAYLKTLDPPGIGANNLAETLTIQLDRLGVDDPLAYRLVEDYLQELPRGHFQKIAGALGCSAQKVRELYELIKTLQPRPAYCFGDRPAVYILPDVTVTETDGVLSCQYNDRFSANININRSYLSLCDKGDEVKDYVERKLSQAMWVAKAIKTRRDTIEQIANAIVRRQKDFFLRDGDILPLRLQDIAGELGVHESTVSRSVNGKYIECKYGVFPFKHFFSRALPDDAGGQGTGSRSVKDQIKSLIEAEDPRRPLSDSALVSLLEKDRTVIARRTVAKYREELGIPSSSLRRKNP from the coding sequence ATGTCTGTTACAGGGTTTTTAGGGCAGTATCAGAAGCAGGAGCTGCGGCAAAATATATCGATGCAGCAGATACAGTATGTCACCCTTCTTCAGATGAATATTCAGGAGCTAAACGAGCGGCTAAATGAGCTTCAGGTTGAAAATCCGCTCATTGATGTGTTGACCCCCGATCGTAGCTCTACGCAGGAAGAAACAAATCTGTTGGCGACAGCGCAATGGCTTGTATCAAAGCCTGTATTGCGTCCGGATGAAGACCCCGCCGACTATAACGCCGATCATCGGCAAGAGCCGGCGCTTCAAAGTGATGACCCATATGATCTGCAGGCTTATCTGAGAAATCAGTTTGATTTTAGCCTGACGCGGGTAGAGCTGTCTATTCTGGAAAAGCTGATTTATTCTCTCGACGAAAACGGCTATCTTGCCATAACTGCCGAGCAGGCTGCGCAATCCTTCAATGTCGATCTGGTGTTAGCGCAAGAGGCGATCGCTTATCTCAAAACGCTTGATCCGCCTGGTATCGGCGCAAATAATCTGGCTGAAACGCTGACGATTCAGCTTGACCGGCTCGGCGTTGACGACCCGCTGGCTTATCGTTTGGTCGAGGACTATTTACAGGAGCTGCCGCGTGGGCATTTTCAGAAAATTGCCGGCGCGCTTGGCTGTTCGGCGCAAAAGGTGCGCGAACTCTACGAGCTGATCAAAACACTCCAGCCCCGCCCGGCCTACTGTTTTGGTGACCGTCCGGCGGTCTATATTCTGCCTGATGTCACCGTCACGGAAACGGACGGCGTACTTTCCTGCCAATATAATGATCGCTTCAGCGCCAACATCAATATCAACCGCAGCTATCTTTCGCTTTGTGACAAGGGTGACGAGGTTAAGGACTATGTCGAGCGCAAGCTTTCTCAGGCGATGTGGGTGGCAAAAGCGATCAAAACTCGGCGTGACACGATCGAACAGATTGCAAACGCCATTGTACGCCGACAAAAGGATTTCTTTTTGCGCGACGGCGATATTCTTCCGTTGCGCTTACAGGACATCGCGGGTGAATTGGGTGTGCATGAATCCACCGTCAGTCGATCAGTTAACGGCAAGTATATCGAATGTAAATATGGCGTTTTCCCCTTTAAGCATTTCTTTTCGCGTGCGCTGCCCGATGACGCGGGTGGTCAGGGTACGGGCAGCCGTTCGGTCAAGGATCAGATTAAAAGCCTAATAGAAGCCGAAGATCCACGCCGCCCCTTATCCGACAGCGCGTTGGTATCACTGCTTGAAAAGGATAGGACGGTCATTGCACGCCGAACGGTAGCAAAATACCGCGAAGAGCTTGGCATTCCATCGTCCTCGCTGCGCAGAAAAAACCCATAG
- a CDS encoding D-2-hydroxyacid dehydrogenase, translated as MRNVANILVLVSVNTKQRVLLERCAPSAKFVYCEPGEISEQQLASAEVILGNPPIDSLKNAQSLRLLQLGSAGSDSYAAEGVLSQEVFLANATGSYGLAISEYMVSVLLSLNKKLHLYRDQQRKNLWGNLGEVRSIWNSTVLVIGLGDIGSEFAKRVKAFNAKVIGVRRSGLDKPDFVDELYLSDKIDELLPLADTVALCLPQTAQTQGLMNAERIAKMKPGAVLINIGRGSAVDADALCDALDAGKLSGAALDVTVPEPLPAESRLWQTENLIITPHVSGGFSLPETHNRLIGLFAENLTAFIQEKPLKNLVDAKTGYRKL; from the coding sequence ATGCGCAACGTTGCAAATATTTTAGTCCTGGTTTCTGTAAATACCAAACAGCGAGTACTGCTTGAACGCTGTGCCCCAAGCGCGAAATTCGTTTACTGTGAGCCTGGCGAGATCAGTGAGCAGCAGTTGGCCTCCGCCGAAGTTATTTTAGGCAACCCGCCCATTGATAGTCTAAAAAATGCTCAGTCTCTCCGGTTATTGCAGCTAGGCTCTGCCGGTTCGGATAGCTACGCCGCTGAAGGTGTGCTGTCTCAGGAGGTATTTTTGGCCAACGCCACTGGCTCCTATGGCTTGGCCATTTCGGAATATATGGTAAGTGTACTACTGTCGCTTAACAAAAAGCTACATCTTTACCGAGATCAACAACGCAAAAATCTTTGGGGAAATCTTGGCGAAGTGCGCTCTATTTGGAATTCTACCGTGCTGGTTATTGGCCTGGGCGATATCGGCAGCGAATTTGCCAAACGTGTCAAGGCGTTTAACGCAAAAGTGATCGGTGTACGCCGCTCTGGTCTTGATAAACCTGACTTTGTGGACGAGCTTTATCTCTCGGACAAAATAGACGAACTGTTGCCCTTAGCTGATACGGTGGCGCTCTGCTTGCCCCAGACAGCGCAAACACAAGGCTTAATGAATGCTGAGCGCATCGCAAAAATGAAGCCCGGAGCAGTACTCATCAACATTGGCCGTGGTAGTGCAGTGGATGCCGACGCACTTTGCGATGCACTGGATGCCGGCAAGCTGTCGGGCGCCGCGCTGGACGTGACGGTTCCTGAACCGCTGCCTGCCGAAAGTCGCCTTTGGCAGACAGAAAATCTTATCATAACGCCGCATGTCTCGGGAGGCTTTTCATTGCCGGAGACCCACAACAGGCTGATTGGACTATTTGCGGAAAATCTCACCGCTTTCATTCAGGAGAAACCTTTGAAAAACCTCGTTGATGCCAAGACCGGCTACAGAAAGCTTTAA